The Parashewanella spongiae genome has a window encoding:
- the pdxH gene encoding pyridoxamine 5'-phosphate oxidase, giving the protein MDLSEIRREYTKDGLRSADLPESPFELFSKWMEQTRNAELIDPTAMVVATVDDSGQPFQRIVLLKRFDENGFVFFTNLESRKAQHIQNNSKVNLLFPWHSIERQVAICGEAEQLSSTEVLKYFLSRPKESQIAAWVSDQSSKLSARQALEIKFKEMKAKFSKGEVPLPKFWGGYIVRPSSIEFWQGGEHRLHDRFLYSKETVEANEIWKIDRLAP; this is encoded by the coding sequence ATGGATTTAAGTGAAATCAGAAGAGAATATACCAAAGATGGGTTAAGAAGTGCTGACCTTCCTGAAAGCCCTTTTGAGCTATTTAGTAAATGGATGGAACAAACAAGAAATGCTGAGCTCATTGATCCAACGGCTATGGTCGTTGCGACAGTTGATGATTCAGGGCAGCCATTTCAGAGAATTGTCTTATTAAAGCGTTTTGATGAAAACGGATTTGTATTTTTTACAAATTTAGAAAGCCGAAAAGCGCAACACATTCAAAATAATTCGAAGGTAAACCTCCTGTTTCCTTGGCACTCGATTGAGCGTCAAGTTGCTATCTGTGGTGAAGCGGAGCAATTATCGTCAACAGAAGTACTTAAATATTTTTTATCTCGTCCCAAAGAAAGCCAAATCGCCGCTTGGGTGTCCGATCAATCAAGTAAGTTGTCAGCGAGACAAGCACTTGAAATTAAATTTAAGGAAATGAAAGCAAAGTTTTCAAAAGGGGAAGTTCCTTTGCCTAAATTTTGGGGCGGATATATCGTCAGGCCAAGTTCAATAGAATTTTGGCAAGGTGGTGAGCATCGACTTCATGATAGGTTTTTGTATTCTAAAGAAACGGTTGAAGCAAACGAAATTTGGAAGATTGATCGACTTGCACCATAA
- a CDS encoding YaiI/YqxD family protein — translation MSEVTIWVDADACPNPVKEMIFRAADRKSIKAIFVANQLIRIPPSPYLSCIRVEQGFDVADDYIVNHLNAGDLVITADIPLAADAVGKEASVINPRGERYGKNNIGQALSMRNFMDELRGSGVQTGGPAGYSQTDKHKFAQSFDSWLAKV, via the coding sequence ATGAGCGAAGTTACGATATGGGTTGATGCAGATGCGTGTCCCAACCCCGTGAAAGAAATGATTTTCAGGGCGGCTGATAGAAAATCAATTAAAGCCATTTTTGTTGCGAATCAGTTAATTCGTATTCCACCTTCTCCCTATTTAAGTTGTATTCGAGTAGAGCAAGGGTTTGATGTAGCCGATGATTATATTGTTAACCATTTAAATGCGGGCGATCTTGTTATTACAGCCGATATTCCTCTAGCGGCAGATGCTGTAGGAAAGGAAGCGAGCGTAATAAATCCAAGAGGAGAGCGTTATGGTAAAAATAATATCGGTCAAGCGCTTTCTATGCGTAACTTCATGGATGAGTTACGAGGATCAGGCGTGCAAACAGGCGGTCCAGCCGGGTATAGTCAAACCGATAAACATAAATTTGCTCAATCCTTCGATTCATGGCTCGCAAAAGTTTAA
- a CDS encoding YceI family protein codes for MKTWFFALAFIFAAPIVSAHEWNVASKDSTVSFVSVKKSVIAEAHSLSGIEGNIRSDGHFELTIPLKTVETGIDIRNERMQSMLFDVTRYPKVILSANLPKNLLKSMPVGTTQTKEIPAQLALHGKIKRINFEVLIVKLSHRKVVVTSVKPTIINASDFNLSSGIKALMQIASLSSISTAVPVSFVLTLKRD; via the coding sequence ATGAAAACTTGGTTTTTTGCATTGGCATTTATATTTGCAGCCCCTATTGTAAGCGCGCATGAATGGAATGTCGCTTCAAAAGATTCTACTGTAAGCTTTGTTTCTGTAAAAAAATCAGTAATAGCGGAAGCGCATTCTTTAAGTGGTATTGAGGGAAATATAAGATCTGATGGTCATTTTGAGTTAACGATTCCACTAAAGACTGTTGAGACGGGCATCGACATCCGTAACGAAAGAATGCAAAGTATGCTATTTGATGTTACTCGCTATCCTAAGGTTATTTTATCGGCTAATTTACCTAAAAATTTATTGAAAAGTATGCCTGTAGGTACAACACAAACTAAAGAGATCCCTGCTCAGCTAGCACTTCATGGTAAAATTAAAAGGATTAACTTTGAAGTGCTTATTGTAAAGTTGTCACATCGTAAAGTTGTAGTGACTAGCGTTAAACCTACTATCATCAATGCTTCCGACTTTAACTTAAGTTCTGGAATTAAAGCATTAATGCAAATAGCTTCCTTATCCAGTATTAGCACTGCTGTGCCCGTTTCATTCGTGTTAACTCTAAAGCGAGACTGA